GGTACTGACTGGTCTGTGTATTGTAGCCTGATGGAGAAGCCACGACTCCTACTCTGTGACAACGTATGAAATGCAACATCGCCTTCTTGATTCACAGATTCAAGGGAGGTGATGGaagttgattgactgactgactcattgCTTCACTAACTAACCGACGCACTGACTGACGGATTTACTGTCTCACTAATGAACCGacttactgattgactgacttagTGACTTACTGCCTTACTAACTAAtcgactcactgactgactggctgacttacTGCCTCACTAGCTAACCGACTCaccgactgattgactgacttagTGCCTCACTAACTGACCGActtattaactgactgactgacctacaATCTCACCAACTGAtcgacttactgactgactaactgactgacttacttacTGTctcactaactgactgactgacttattgcCTCACTAaataaattatgtaactgatttactgattgactgactgactgaccgactatctcactaactgactgactgactgactgcctcactaactgactcactgactgactgactgactgactaacacacatacacactcgtACAATAGCTGCACTGTAAAGATGAGAAGCTGATGAATATAAATACCAGGTATGTAGTTCTTACATAGAATAATTATCTTCATGAGAACTATATTCTAGaaccaatcagagagagagagagagagagagagacttgacttACAGGTACAGCTGAACCTTCCCTCCATTCACTGATAACGATAGCAAACTAGATCAGCAGACGTGGACGTTCCATATTCAGTGATAACGATGTAAACCatctttgattccaccctagtTAACAATTACTGTGTTGGGAGAAGGTAGCCAGCGAATGAAAGTTTTGTGGTCAGATTATCAAGAAgacattttctctttccaatACACAATCACCAAGAAGCAGTCATCTTAACGAGTTTCTCTATTAAGCGCTACTGTTTTCTCCCCAAGGTCCTTCCAGCGGTGGGTCATGTGTTAACCGGGGTCTTGGCTCCGACACAGGAGTTCGATCAGTGAGTGGGTGTTCGATGTGTGCTTCTGTATTGAAGTGTTGGTGGAAGTACGAGGGACGGCTGCCTTGTGGGAGAacatagtgagagagagagagagagagagagagagagagagagagagagagagagagaatgtactaaAACTCCGAAAATACACATTTAttatgtgcatttttttttttatttaatataagagaggcaccggccaagggcaacaaaaagtaacaaaaaaaaaggcccagtgaAAGCTTACAACAACACTACCCGtctataaaataataacaaataataataataataaataaataaataaaacaacgatCGGCCGTCCCATCACCCTTTTGAAATGGATTATATATATTAGAACAGGTAACCCAGAGGAACCTAAACACTAACGTACATTAGCCCTTTGTGTGAACCTTTGTAAAGAAAGgtaagagaaataaatagataatgaacTTAATGAGTATACATGGTTCGAGTCACGTTCCCTGGAGGTGTATACTACGTGCGTGAGTCAACAGCCATGAAAGCTCGTCATGCTTCCTCGCCCGCCCACTCGCTGCCACAACATGAAGTGAGGCATCGTGTGTCTCCGGCTCGCTTGCTGAGATACGAGGGGGTGTGCGCTCAGCTTCACGCATGCTACACTGCTGGGTCGCCGTCATGCCAACCTTATGTCGCAACTTTCCCTCCGTAATGTTCTGTTCAGTGCAGCATCACGCCCTGAACTGAGCtgaaaatatttacttttatgcTTCGCTCAGTCCCTCAGTACAATGTTCAGTTAATGTGCTGATTAAGAAACCTAATTGAGATCTTTCCATCACCTCAGATTAAAagtatgctatatatatatatatatatatatatatatatatatatatatatatatatatatatatatatatatatatatatatatatatatatatatatatatcaatttgAAAATGTGTGTCACAAAACTCAGATATTGTAATATCTGGTGTATATTCTGCAGCAAGGAAAGGCAAGTTGCTCATGACTACTGTTACTGTTTGTTTTAGCAAATTCGCCAAGTGAGATATCTATATGTAGGATCAATGAAGAATTTTGTGTAGTAATAACTTGAGgtgatgtattattattattattattattattagtagtagtagtagtagtagtagtagtagtagtagtagtagtagtagcagcagcagcagcagcagtagtatcatttgtggtggtgtgatgctggtggttgatgttgttaatgatgatgatttatATCAATTAAAGACGAAGTTAACACAAGGAGTCGTCTGGCAGGGGTGTGGTGTTCTCTCTAAATGACGTCATGCACACAGTCACGTAATCCTGTCTCGCCGTACAGTCTTGTCGCCCACCGGGTATGGAGAGGCAGCGTCAGTACTACAGCCTTTCTCTCCCACTGTCTTGatgatggcaaaaaaaaaagcaaagtccAAACACTCTACGTTCACTTTTGGTGCACCAGTGAATAGCTGGGAAGTGACGTAAAGGCTATGGTGAGCTGATGTTTGCACCAGACAGCAGCCTCGTCGCGTCTCCTTGTCCCTGCGAGAACACAAAGTGGCTCCCCACTGGCGTTGTGACCGGTAACTGAATATTCGGCAGGGGTATTATTTTACgccaggagaaagagaactggACTATAGGCATTTACTCGGTCCGACAAGATACCAACGGAAGATAAAAATGTTTAAGAGGGTGATCTTACGTGAGTGTTGAAGACTAGGGCGTGGAGGCGGTGGGCGAGGCGTGGCGATGTGTGGGAGGCGAGGTCACCGGGCCAGGGTCGAGTGCCAGTCACTGCCACTGCTCGCATGTAGCTCTCTTGCACTTGTCATTACATCATTCTGAGTCTAACACGTAAGCTCTTACTTGAATTTTGTCCGTactgctttctctttctcttcatcttgtgGAAGAAGTAAATTACTCTTTTTAATAACTACATTATCATGAAGCTTCATTTACTGCGAATTCAGTGTGTCATTTGTCTGATCTTACTGCCttcttcacatacacacacacacacacacacacacgacagaccAGTCAAGAGTGCCATGTGTATAAAGGCTGATCTCGTGTGAACCAACCCTAATTGCTAGTCTAGTGAGAGAGTGGGTTGCCTTCTTTGCAGTAATCGTTGATGTCCTTGGTAGTGCTGTGCGTGGCCAGTTTATAGGCGCATCGAAATTGTATAGTAAATGTGATTGATGTAATCTGATATGATTTCCAGAGGTTACATGTGCCCAGAAGACTCGTAGGAAGCATGAAGGAATGTAACAAAGGAGGTTAAGCGAGGATCCATAAATAAGGAAGACATATCATGAAACAAAGAGCATAGTTGAGAATACATTAGTGGCATCGTTACTTGGCCACAACACTCATACAATATTATAACTGTAAGGCGTTCAGATACTTGTTAATATTTTGTTGGGACTTGTCACTCTTAGAAAGTAATTAACTGGGAAGTGTGCTAGATATTagtttgttttccataattTCCACCCGTGCGACTTGCGTATAAAATGTCTTATCACAAATtagtttatctattcatctgtctttgtttatttatttttatttatttattttcttcattcattcattcttctcgtCGAAGAATAATTTCGCAGTGTTTGTCGAAACTGTAATTTTGCTTTATAGAATTTATAGAATCAGCTACTTTCTCTCATATCTCCGGAATTAGGATGAAAAATAGATACTGAAGCTATTATTATCAGCCATAAACATATTTTCCACAAAAGTAGTTCGATACATACTTTTTATTGTAAATTAAATCGATACATATGTTGATATTACACTTTGATCTTGGGCAAAAGACTGAGGCGCCACGTTTGTGAGATAGGCATCATTGATAACACCAAAGAGATAACACGCACTGCTAGCGAgcggagtgagagagagagagaaagagagagagagagagagagagtaataactGTGATAATAACATTTTACACTTAATGGGTAGGTACTATAGTATAAATGTTTGTCTAGACgtgaataagaatgagaaataCTTAAATGTAATCCATGAGTTGGTGTCTGTAGCAGGTTATGTGGCTCAGACAGGCGTGTGTAGTGCGTAGTGCTAATTACATGGCATTATAGCGGTATTAGAGAACTAAGCAATAGGTTGATTTATTGTGCATGCTGTTGTCAAGAAAGACTAACCAAAGTAGTCTATGTGTTGCAGGTGTTGGTCAAAGGTGCATCAGAGTGATCACATTGAAGGGAACCGTCCTCCCATGAATGTGCCAGCAGATGTCTCCACGCATCTCAACTCTGCAGCGGATCGAAAATGACAAAATTGAAATTTGGAAGATGGAGGGCAAAATTTCAACAGAGTTCTCTCATCAGTGTTTTATATTAGTTTTTCAAAATTGGTTGGCATTGGAAGGATTATAAAAATTCAGGACAGTTTTGTTGTTGGGCTTTCTGCAGCATTCGTATTATACAGCAAGGCATTCATCACAGAAAGAGACGGATACTTCATGACAAATCTCATCATTATGTCGCAAGAATACAGTCTATAGATATTCTAAATATAAAGTACTGAGACAATTTCACACAACATCAAACCCTGGGGAAAATGGACACAACTCGCAAAAGAGAAAGTTCTGACCACTTAAATTTGATAAAGCAACTGAAAGTTCTTTACTTCAGAGTACAGATTGGTATGCAGACAAGTGAAGTATCAGATGCCCTTACAAGCCTCAGCTGTCACATGAATTTATTACATAAAACAACTGGCCCAGACAAACTGGCTATAGAACTTTTAAAGTTCTCTCAATCATTACAGTCCAATACAAAATTAGCTGAATGTTTCCTGGTTCAGTTTATGAATTATATAGAATCAACCATAGACTTGGAAGAGAACTTGGATACAGTTAAGGAAATCATAAGATATTTGCTTCCCTGCATTAATGTTGCACTGAAGAATCAACCTAAAGAACAGATCCCAAACAAGCTTCTTAAGGATGACTTCCTCTCTAATCTGTACAAAGCTATAGTAAATACTTTCAGAAAAGAAAGCCTATACCAAGAAGGTTCAACTACAGATATATTGAACTATCAGAACACTGAAGACAGAACAGTTAAGGCACATATTGTAAGAATGAATCAAAGAGACTCTAAAAGAACATTTCAAGAGACTTTTGGTGACTATGGTAACATTGCAAGTCTTTACCTTATCTATGTGTGGCAGATCTACATGATTTATGAgatcagaaaagaaaactctGTACAGTCCTCAATACACAGCCTCACACAAACTATGGAGAAATCTGGAAAATATATAGTAGTTGTATCTGACAAAGATCTGAAGAAAATGGCTTTGACTGATCCCTTGTCACCAGCTGGAAGATACTACAAAATCCTGACACAAACTGACAAGGTAGCAGCCCGTCACCCAATACCAGACCTAGACTTTGAGTGGACAGACCTCCAGATCAGTGTGCTGCATCCAAATGGAGTTGCTTTCCTTGCCAACTCTGCCACATGGAACGACAGCCTCAGAAAAATCTCGTCCACCATTGAGGGCCTGGAGGTGAAGAGATCCCTAAGATTCGTACCAGCTCTTGGTTCAACATTTGCTCTGTCAGTAAAGGTAAGGTCCAATGTTTTGTAAGTAGTTTCatgagaggaggaaatatttgttgtaattattttgttgaCTGgcatatctcttttctttcttgaatGTCATCTTGCAtgtgagaaaaaaggagagatgtgtaagatatatttcttcattcttgatatgaaaattaaagactATATTGATTGTTAATTATTTGAGGATTCCAGACTTTCTAATTTACATATTCCTCTTTCAGAGTTTGTGTGTACTTGTATGCAAATTAGCCACATGCATATCACTAGACACAGGTAGACTGTGTCTACCTGTGTTTAATGGCTTAACATTAAACTGAAGAACTTGTATTGCACATATCCATCCTGATTACAAGTACTTCTTAAAAGTATTCAATTTGTAGAAAATGGAGTACAGAGTGAACAATGCATCTTAATTTATCTATACCTtttatattctattttattttaatgtatctgttttttttttttttttttttttttttatacccacTTTGCTACTGTACAGTCTTCTTGTAGACATGTCATGTTGtgcaaagaaaatattttctCCTGAGGACATATACATATGAAACTGGACTCCAGGTTTCTTCTTAGTACACCCATTTACAATGTGATTTACACACTATCCTTTTACCAGAAGATAATGCTACAAGTTAATTGACtttacataagaaataagtggTCATTTATATTGAACCACAGCATGGTTTGATTAAATAATTTGAAATGCTCTAGAAGCAAAATTTTATTTCAATTGTATACATGTTTCATCACAATTTTTTGCTTATTATATAGGCATGCAGAAACAATATCAAATATTTTTATTAATCTAGAATTCCAAAGTTTATCCATAATATTATTTATATAGAAGACATTTAGATGAATTAATCTGTTTCAGCAGTCTGGCATGAATACTAACAATAAAGCAGAGGGTGTCAGCTTCATCCGAGTACGAGTGGTGAGAGTGACACAGTCCATTTGTGGAGTATATGGAATAGACACAGGCAGCTTTTACTCGTGCAGAGCCAGGAATTTGGTGCTCCTTCCAGCCTCCATCATAAACCTGCCTCCTTGTGGGCGACTGGCAAGACTTCCGGGTCagatattttcattcttttgtccCAACTGAATATAAATTACATCTCTTCTTATTGATCACAAATTTGTGATCCTGCATGAAAAAATTACACCTTGATATTGTCATGTTGCCTTTTGTATTTAATGTATTTAATAACATTACTGCCAGAATCATATTGTGCATGGTCCACTGCATTCAAAACATACTTTGCATTGCTTCTTAAGGATTCTAAAGTACTATTATTGTAATATGCTTAGTTACATCACACATGTTCATACATATTGCTACTGTTGCTTCACACTAGTGCTCCTCCAAGATTTCAGCACTAAATCTTCATCTGCTGTGTGCAAGAGTGcccttttccctccctattCTCAAAAGccccactgtttttttttcctttacccaCTTAGTACCTTAGTAATCCAATATGAGATATGAAAGATATTAGTAGATGATAACAGGTGACTTAAAacattattgtttttctatgcATCAGTTTAGTTGAAATTCTgatttatcaatattttaaaaGTTTGTAATTTGGTTTGAAAAAGCTAATTAATATATGGAGACAGTAACCATCACTAACAGTACCTGGAGCTGTCAGTCCAAAACTGACATTCATACTGTGTGCATATATTTACTTgtacatataaaaaatatacaagtaaaAAATGCCATTGTCATTTTATCAGGtagtatatataataatatacaaGTGAACAATACCATTGTCATTTTATCAGGCAGGATGACAACTCATGAAGTACCACTGGCTACAGAGATATCTTGTCATAGCTTTCAGtgccctttttttcttatttcttgtctCTATTGTATTTTATGTTTATGTAGTAGCATGTCTTCCACACAGTTGTGCCTTCACCAGCCTCCTCATCAGTGGCTCCTGCACTGTCCCTGGTGGCAGCCTTGGCCCAGCATACCACCCTGGCCCTGAGCCTCTCACCAGGAGACATCCTGTGAGTGGGAGACAGCACTCCTCAATGTAActgttgtctttctttgttgATGTCAACACTAAATAAGCATTCAAATTgttagtaagaaaaaataattttataatGCCTTTTCTTGGATATTAGAATACCTAacaaaaaagtaggaaaacaaaagtaatattttctttctatacaatttgttttattccacaCATATGATTCCAgaataaagtagaaaagaaagcaaagtgtAATAACAATCTGAAATAGTAAAAGCCGCTTCTTGTTGAATTCACCTATGTgctaatgtatttattttatagaCAGGCCAGTCTTTGGTTGCAAGTAGCAGAATTGAACCTCCCAACCCTGCATTTCCTAAAGGCACTGACATGCCAGCCTGCCACTCATCATTTATTATCCACTATTGCATCAGTAGTTGCAGGTAGGTATGCAGTATCCTAAAGAACACTGTTGTACTTTAATGACTAAGTGTATGCCTGAACCAGCTTAAAAATATTGTGTGGGAAAATTACAGTACCAGAATATGAAATTTTTATTGTTAACAACATACATCCAGGCAAATAACTAGCAGTATCTTTtactaagaaaacaatgaaatttAAAAGCCAAATTAACAAAGAATATAATGTATGTAATGATGTGGAATCCCAAGTAATATGAAGCAGTTGTGATGAGCTGTTGGCACTGAGGTCTGGCTCTGGAGATATTTTAACTTGCctaactgaagaaaaaaaaaaaaaaaaaaaattatatatatatatatatatatatatatatatatatatatatatatatatatatatatatatatatatatatatatatatatatatatatatatatatatatatatatatatatatatatatatatatatatatatatatttaggtaATTATTTGAGCCTCTCAAAAATATATCATGTGTAAGAGTTGGTATGTCTTTATGTAAGAacatatgtactcgtatgtaaatatgtatgtgtgtggaaaTATACGTACATGGATAAATTTCTGTATTAaggaaagactaaaaaaaaactatcagcaaaaaaaaatatactaggtgtaaaaatatttcaagaaaaaaatatactttgAAAATTTCTATTGTAATAATTTTGTGTGTAAAAGTTTaggtttataatttttcttgtttagGTTTGTaagttgttttcattgttttgaccATTCTGACTTTTGTAATGTGCCTCCCCATTTGTTTAAGTGAGTCAGTTAAACATAGCTATATTTATCTTGTTACATGATTTGAAGAAAAACTCATGTCatgtattcatctctctctctctctctctctctctctctctctctctctctctctctctctctctctctctctctctctctctctctctctctctctctctctctctctctctctctctctctatcagacTTTTGAAATCATGGATGCTCCTTGCTTGCACCACTTCAGCATTCAAGCCATTCTGAGTGTCAGTTTGTTTactgtttgttttattgttatatttttgttttgcagATCATCTACTGAGATTGACAGAGGGTGACCAGCCAAACCGGGAAGTTACCATTCTTCTCATCTCTATTCTCACTTTGACAATGAATAAATCATCAAAAATTTCTCTCATGTTAGCCAGAAGAGGATTATTTACTGGTGTGTTCCAGCTCTCCCTTTTTGAGAAGGATCTCAGTCTTGTATATTGGTATATTTATCTTCATAATGGATGAACTGTCACTATTAACATATTTGGAAGTAGGAAAGAGATTTTGCCCTCTGTCTTCCATATTGGTGCTAGtctgtactttttattttctaatcacCAATTTTGAGAATCTTGCTTGTTCTTGTACTGTGCAGCCTTAATTTCTGAATTATATttttaagatgtttttttttaacttagaTTTTAATTGGCCTTGAGTGCCCTAACACTTCTTTATGtatcattatacattttttatgAGACTTCAGGTATGAAattactatcttttttttatcacatgcTGTCTTCTGATGTGCCACAAAAAATTTGCAGAAAAGTTTATTTTGACTTTCAGCACTGTGTGAGGCAGCCCTCACATGGCAGTGCCAGGAAGTGTGGGAATGTATCAAAGTTTTGCTTGGCAAAAaacaaatgataatgaaattTCTTAGTCACAACAACAGAGCAGCACATCTTGAAGCTCCAGTAAGGTTAGAAAATTTCTTAGGGATGTTTTCATCATGATTACTACCTCTTAGGCAGCTGTTACTGACAGAACCTTCTTCAAACTTATTTGCTGGATTGGGTATATTgtttgtaatgttattattttcttaaataGCTGCTTGAAGTGAGCACATGGTACCTCATCAGCTCATTGATATATCTACCTTTTTCATTCAGAATAAATTTACAATACTTGCTGGCTAGCACTTCATTAGTTCATCATGGCCAGTGCTGTATTATTATCCATAGAAAAAAGCACATTCCATGTAGAatactcttcattctctctctctctctctctctctctctctctctctctctctctctctctctctctctctctctctctctctctctctctctctctctctctctctctctctctctccattgagTGCTGTTAACTTGTTTGACAGTATTTTATTCAGAGGTTGAATTTAGAATGATTGTACAAAAAAGGAATAGTTTTATGCTCCTCTTTTCCAGGAAAATATATGAACTGAGAATAGTCTATCCCTTTCATGTGATATGTAATAATCATTTTGCTctgttaatattttcatgtcTTTCTCATCCATTTCACGCAAAGTAAGGAAATGTTAAAAATTTTCAGAAATCTGAAACCACTTCAGCCTTGTAAAGCAAGAAGTGCTGACAGCCTTGACACTTCACCAACTGTAATGCAGATGGCAAACCTTTCAACTCCAGATTATAATTGGGATTTGAAAATGAGAGCCACTTTCACCTCTCCCCAGCTGGTCCAGAACCCTTGTCTGGGCAACTGGTGCTGGGACAAAGATGAAGTCTTGTCCAGCCATACAAGTAAGACAGAATAATGTAATTTATTATAGTTGTGGCCATCACTTATAAGTTCCTTTGGTTGAGACAGTTGTGCCCATGTAAATCTATTCTACCTTGTACTATGATACTTATCCATAAACTTAGTATAATCTATGAAGTAAATCCAATATAGATTCACATAATTCAGTTGATTAATTAGTAactgaataaattaatgaaataaatatttcctgTTCTTTGGCACTAGTATACTAATATAAACTAACAGAAGTATAAGAGAAGTGTGATTACtattttgatttattgattttatattttatttatctgtgcAGGATGCTGGCcaagaacacaaaaaagaaactcAATTGCCAGTTTAAAAAGATACCTTGAAAAGTTTTAAACTATTGGTCGGCAGTGTTGTGATACTCACCTCTTGAAATAGTTTTAAGTaatagaaagagggaaagaaaaaaacaggcagagttccagagtttaccagttaaagaaatgaatgagtgaagatactggttaattTTTGTATTAGTGAGGTGAACATAACAGGGATGAGGGTGAGCACTCTTTTTATGGCTACACTTAGTAATAATATAGGAATTAGTTCCCTTtgtgataataaagataaattcaCTGATGAAATTGTCATATTACATTAAGATGCCTAAGCTTCTGTTTTCATATATCCTTCATTGTTCAATTGATTTCTTTTTTGGATGATGTAGCATATTAAGATCAAGATACCATCTATTCCAGGTGTCCTTCAGAGAGGTCATCACTTGGGTGTGAAAACTGACCTTACCCATCATGTCTTACAGGAAAGGAATGTTTCCAGCATCTGCTCTGACACTCTTTTACAGGTGAGTGCACAAACCTGGAGTTCTTAACTCAAAGCTTTGTGTACTGGATTTTACTATGCATCCGGCACTTCTTGGCCAACTGATGTTCTGTGTGGATGGGTAGGCatgtttagttttgtttatcatAGAGTAGCAGAAGGGAGAATATAGTATGAAATGGCTTCCCTCTACTGTTTCTTGCAGTATACAAGTCAACCTGATCATCTCcacttttgtttctttactatgtactcgtatgtagtGTGTTTTCAGTTCATTCTCTATTTGAATTCAAGTGATTTAGTCTACTGCTTTATACTGTATCATTTGTCACCTATTATCTTCAGATTATTTTGGGAATGCTGAACACACATCTTGGAGGCAAGATCTACATTGGGCTAAGCCAGTTTGGAGTGGTGGAAGGAATCAAGATGACTAGGGATCAGCAAGACTGCTTTCTGCTTGGTGATAATTTGTTGTAGTTATTGTATAATAAATCACTGAGCCACAGTTTACAgtgtaatatatttttataaCACCAATGAAGAAGCGAGTGTGGCTGtagccaaaaaagaaaaaagaaaccttCATATGAAGTGCAGATATAGGATAAGTTACCACATGTGAGAAACAGGTAAAAGCAAGAGGAATCAAATGAAAAGTGTGATAGATGATGCAAAACTGATTGAGGAAGAAAGATCTGGTAGAAGGCTGATGGAAAAAGATAATTATttggaaggagatgaagaggatataaaaagagaacattgaaaaagaaaaaggaaagaaaagaaagtgaaagctCTTGTGTCCTCCAGAATGCTTAGTCTTCTATTCCATGGTTCCCTAATGCCTTCTCAGTGTAATTTTCAGTGTTACTCATAATCTTTCATTTTCCACGTAAAACGGCACCCAACATTGTGTAATATTGCACTAGATTACCTTGATGGAGTAGGAATGACCACAACAATAGTAATGCAGTGTAGTGTGGAAAAGGAAGATCCAACTAAACactatttaaataaaaaatgggtTTAGCTGAAACTTAAGTCTTTGTCCATAAATTCCAAGACTTTCTGTCACGTGGCTTCTAAGATATTTTGTCATGCTTTTCAGGTTTTTGCAAGATTGTAACATCTGACATTTATCCAAGCCTTCTACCATGTGACTCGGTTGCCCACTTTGTACCAGTGCAGCAGCCTGATGCAGCTTCTCCACAATCAGAATT
The Scylla paramamosain isolate STU-SP2022 chromosome 3, ASM3559412v1, whole genome shotgun sequence genome window above contains:
- the LOC135091731 gene encoding uncharacterized protein LOC135091731; translation: MDTTRKRESSDHLNLIKQLKVLYFRVQIGMQTSEVSDALTSLSCHMNLLHKTTGPDKLAIELLKFSQSLQSNTKLAECFLVQFMNYIESTIDLEENLDTVKEIIRYLLPCINVALKNQPKEQIPNKLLKDDFLSNLYKAIVNTFRKESLYQEGSTTDILNYQNTEDRTVKAHIVRMNQRDSKRTFQETFGDYGNIASLYLIYVWQIYMIYEIRKENSVQSSIHSLTQTMEKSGKYIVVVSDKDLKKMALTDPLSPAGRYYKILTQTDKVAARHPIPDLDFEWTDLQISVLHPNGVAFLANSATWNDSLRKISSTIEGLEVKRSLRFVPALGSTFALSVKQSGMNTNNKAEGVSFIRVRVVRVTQSICGVYGIDTGSFYSCRARNLVLLPASIINLPPCGRLARLPVVPSPASSSVAPALSLVAALAQHTTLALSLSPGDILQASLWLQVAELNLPTLHFLKALTCQPATHHLLSTIASVVADHLLRLTEGDQPNREVTILLISILTLTMNKSSKISLMLARRGLFTALCEAALTWQCQEVWECIKVLLGKKQMIMKFLSHNNRAAHLEAPVRNLKPLQPCKARSADSLDTSPTVMQMANLSTPDYNWDLKMRATFTSPQLVQNPCLGNWCWDKDEVLSSHTSVLQRGHHLGVKTDLTHHVLQERNVSSICSDTLLQIILGMLNTHLGGKIYIGLSQFGVVEGIKMTRDQQDCFLLGFCKIVTSDIYPSLLPCDSVAHFVPVQQPDAASPQSEFAYYVIILTIQPEPKQVYFPKDHPGKLYIRDGGVTLTLHGSCQAELLSKSHIWAQELEQQVKEEKQALLQLAIGRSHQH